The region TATTTTCGCCCAGCACTACATGGAGGAGGACCCCGATCTGGCCCGGCTGCTGGTGTGGCAGTGGGAGCGGGCCGGAAGACCCTATCCGGAGGACCCGGTGGTCGGCCTGCTGGTCGATCCCGACCTGACGGGCCGCGGACCCGAAAAAGGACTTGCCAGCGATATCAATCCGGAGAAGGGCCACCTGCTGATGCGGGACGGCTACGGTACTGACGGTGAGATATGGTTTCTGCTGAAATGCGGCAAGGCATCGATGTCGGGTCACGAGAACGGCGACTGCAACTCCTTTTCGCTCTATGGGTTCGGTTATCCGCTGGCGCTCGACAGCGGAATCGGCGATTACGACGATCCCAACAACAAGGCGTGGAACAAGAGAAGCTGTGCCCACAACATGGTCGTTTTCCATGAGGAGGGCGAGACCGATCCCTATAAGTATGACAGTTACGAGTGGAAGGACGGCCGGATTCTCTGCTGGAATTCCACGTCGGAGGCCGACTATTCGGTGACGGACGCTTCCGTGCCTTCCGGAACCGCGAAGAACGTCCGCCATGTCCTGTTCGTGAAGCCGGACTATTTCGTGATCCGGGACGAGATCGACGCGGAAAAGGAGGCCTCGTGGATGTTCCGCACTCCGGCCACCGACCTGGAGTGGTCGGCCCGGTCGGTCAGCTGTAAAACCCGGTGGGGACCTTCGGTCGATCTGCATGTGGTGACGCCCGACCGCGATCTTCCCCGGAAGACGGGGCAGGGGCGGATCGGCGCCTGGACGGAGGTCAAACCCGGCCCCGATCCGGCCAACATGCGCGACTACTTCGATTTTATGTACCAGACCTACCTGGAGATTCCCGGGACACCGGGCGAGGATTTCGTGACGGTGCTCCATCCCCGCCGGGAAGGGGCCGGGGCGCTGACGGTCGCCTCTGCGGACGGGGGGACGACACTCGAGATAGCGGTGGCCGGCCGGCGGGACGTGGTGCGGTTCACCGACCGGGGCGTAGAGCTGGACAAGGGCGGCCGGCAGATCACGCTGGATTATGTCGGGCCTGCCTCCGAATAACAATCCGGCGGAATGAGCGTTGGATATGAAAAAATGCCCTATGAAGAGAACCTTTATTCTGATTTCGGTCCTGTCGCTGACCATGCCGGGCCTCCGGGCGGAAGAACGTACGTACGGCGATGTCAAACCCCGGCTCTATCTGACGGAGCGCGACGTCGAACGGGCCCGGGCCCAGGCTTCGGCGCCCGAATTGCGCACCACCTACGAAAAGATGGAGTCCGACGCGGCCCGCAGCCTTCGCAACTGGTATAAACGGCTGCCCCGCGGGGAGCGCCGCAGCATGCAGGACCTGTTCGACCATGCCCGTGCCGATACCCGGCAGCCCGATTACCTCTCCGACGCGGCGGCCTATGCCATCCAGCCCACGGACGAATTGGCGGAGATGATCCGCGAGAAGCTGCTGGTCGAAGCCGGTATCGCCGACGTGCACGGTTCCTGGCGCCAGCTGGGTATCCACGAGGGGGAAAGGCTCTGCCGTTTCCTGCGGGCCTACGATCTGATGGCCGCCACGGGCGTTTTCGCTCCGGAAGAGAAGCAGGCGGTCCGCAGCTGCGTGGAGCGCAGCGCCCGTTTCCTGGAGGCATGGACCATGGAAAACGACCTGACCGGGGTTTATCAGGGACAGAGCTACTGTTTCAACATCAAATTCTACCCCTACCTGATGCTGGCCACCGTGGCCATGTACTATCCCGAGATGGAGGATGCGCCCCGCTGGCTGGCTCTGGCACAGGAGAAGATTCCCGGCCTGCTGTTCACCGAGAACTTCATCGACGGGGCCTACGGCGAGGGGTCGGTCCACTACCTGCACCCCACGATGGACGGCATGCTCTACTATCTGGCGGCTTCCCGGAATCTGGGGTACAAGGATTATTTCAAAGAGAATCCTTCGCTTATGGCCCAGCTCCGAAGGATGCTCTGGTGGCGGATGCAGCTCATCGCGCCCGACGGGCGGAAGGCGGCTGTCGGCGATGCCCACCGGGCTCCTGTGGGGGCCGATTTGCTGGAGCGGGCCGGTTCGCTTTTCGGCGAACCCCGTTTTACGTGGGCTTCGCGCTACATTCTCTCGCAGACCACGGGCGGGCGGCTGCTTTCCGCCTACGATCTGCTCGAATACGACTGTACGGCTCCGGCAGAGGCTCCGGACAATCTCAGCGCCAATTTCGTATGGAGCGGATATGCCCTGTTCCGTTCGGGCTGGAAGCCGGATGACAATTTCCTGATGTTCAAATACGGGCCCACCTACTGCGGCCGGCGCGAGACGGATCGTCAGCTGGTGCTCTCGGGCCATGCCCATGCCGACGCGCTGAGCATGGAGTTGCATTGGGACGGTGTCCCGATGCTGGTCGATCCCGGCTACCGGGGCAGGTACGAGAATTCCGCCACCTACGGGGGATTCTGGCGGGCCACCGTCTCCCACAATACGGTGGGGCTGGGCAATCCCTGGGGGTACGACCGGCAGGATGGCCGCATGGAAGAGCATTGCCGCCGGCACGGCGGTGAGTTCCGCTACGAACGGGAACAGCGCAGCATCGGCCGTCAGGATTACAGCCTCGACGCCTTCGGAGATGTGGGCGGCATGGGAGTGGTTTCGGCCGAAGCGAACACCTACGGCCATGTGCGGCATCGGCGGAGTATCGTCTGGTGGCGCGACAATTCCCTGACGGTGGTTTCCGACCGTCTGCGCAGCGACCGGGTGCAGCCCTACGAACTCTATTTCTGGCCGGTGGGCGATCCGGTCGCCCGCGGCGGAGAGTGTTTCTCCTTCGGCGACAGCACGGCCCGGCTCGACATTCTCCCCGTGGGGACGGACAGCCGTTCCGTACGGCTGATCCGCCGGGGCGATCCTTCGGCTCCTCCTTACTATATGGCGCTGGACGGCGATCTGAAGACCGACCGGGGCTGGGACGGGGGGCCCGATGCCCACTGGGGGTTCACCACCCTGATGGTACAGTCCCG is a window of Gallalistipes aquisgranensis DNA encoding:
- a CDS encoding heparinase II/III domain-containing protein, with product MKTIRYLAGLVLCLLTFTACGKDPERGGGNPAPPPTTLPSTVEPASSYPCLIVKKEDFALLKARYDKIPENDLDGRRNETKKNKIVRAWFSQSETDRRAATEEFVAYWKNYAERWTPGALRRAEPDGVSLRGVWRCLHLYDIVVSFGYLTDAQRLEFRNKLVEAVELAIGTDPKNPILPPAGHEGFHHQNIWTDVVLAAGIVGVAFPELPQAGDWVDFALRELKWQIETGCWAGAWHECPRYHAYMLRLCGQFMQVFKNRRGIDLFREMPAFREMARWFVRFSTPLDLVSGKTAGVADGISLVPGLADSTWDVAEMDELNIFAQHYMEEDPDLARLLVWQWERAGRPYPEDPVVGLLVDPDLTGRGPEKGLASDINPEKGHLLMRDGYGTDGEIWFLLKCGKASMSGHENGDCNSFSLYGFGYPLALDSGIGDYDDPNNKAWNKRSCAHNMVVFHEEGETDPYKYDSYEWKDGRILCWNSTSEADYSVTDASVPSGTAKNVRHVLFVKPDYFVIRDEIDAEKEASWMFRTPATDLEWSARSVSCKTRWGPSVDLHVVTPDRDLPRKTGQGRIGAWTEVKPGPDPANMRDYFDFMYQTYLEIPGTPGEDFVTVLHPRREGAGALTVASADGGTTLEIAVAGRRDVVRFTDRGVELDKGGRQITLDYVGPASE
- a CDS encoding heparinase II/III domain-containing protein; translation: MKRTFILISVLSLTMPGLRAEERTYGDVKPRLYLTERDVERARAQASAPELRTTYEKMESDAARSLRNWYKRLPRGERRSMQDLFDHARADTRQPDYLSDAAAYAIQPTDELAEMIREKLLVEAGIADVHGSWRQLGIHEGERLCRFLRAYDLMAATGVFAPEEKQAVRSCVERSARFLEAWTMENDLTGVYQGQSYCFNIKFYPYLMLATVAMYYPEMEDAPRWLALAQEKIPGLLFTENFIDGAYGEGSVHYLHPTMDGMLYYLAASRNLGYKDYFKENPSLMAQLRRMLWWRMQLIAPDGRKAAVGDAHRAPVGADLLERAGSLFGEPRFTWASRYILSQTTGGRLLSAYDLLEYDCTAPAEAPDNLSANFVWSGYALFRSGWKPDDNFLMFKYGPTYCGRRETDRQLVLSGHAHADALSMELHWDGVPMLVDPGYRGRYENSATYGGFWRATVSHNTVGLGNPWGYDRQDGRMEEHCRRHGGEFRYEREQRSIGRQDYSLDAFGDVGGMGVVSAEANTYGHVRHRRSIVWWRDNSLTVVSDRLRSDRVQPYELYFWPVGDPVARGGECFSFGDSTARLDILPVGTDSRSVRLIRRGDPSAPPYYMALDGDLKTDRGWDGGPDAHWGFTTLMVQSRRAAGADYLNVLIPSRNGNPYKIEKEGSSGRLLVRGDERIAVVPSRSRGGSVTHSGDFAVVRTLGGRPADFVLGEGTRLAWQGHTLVAARQTERQWEPLYDPRFHAAVCLEARRASLTFHASPLEQRMMVAPPMKVEGQEPFLPLLMEVTLWVGRRPHRMVALDSDSRVPQLDDPRWDAALVRSGLARTDPFHADIEARLRRRPVDFTWDEVSGCVTFTLPVNSRGASGFYQIVWE